A part of Hydrogenobacter sp. T-8 genomic DNA contains:
- a CDS encoding sensor histidine kinase has translation MRLYLAFFLFLSVFILINIAFLDNLRQIWGISYPLVLLVINLDLLILFVVFVIFFRKFIKTYLTGRKGPLRRKLSTGLLLYIITPLIFLNVATSIILLQSTKSFVSGQLKEVARRSESLKLLIEEEEKKKIEDYRKIAELLKEKGVEPQVLEALEGVRVIKNPNCEESLEEEMAVLCIDGYSVSIRRDSEVNSLVNYIYQTAGELRNMVKARDIIGGIYIYFIVLAGFVSFLSAVWFGNLVARYISLPLERLSQKAGELAKGNFEVHVEVPQTGDEVQELASSFLRMKEELKALYQRLNKEKEILLTLFDALPVGIVFISKDGERFHNKTYEELAKKSNVRQSLIELELGKVVVYEDLEAVILAERFKTWQMAVKRIAHEIKNPLTPISLNLERLIRSLQRGQCDMERVAQMAELMLQEIQRVKKTIDQFRSLSIDTEPQFKDVDLGELLRQVSRLYEGLSIEVYGSLKVAGDERLLRDMFFNLFNNSLEWGAKRVWVELKENMIIYKDDGVGIEEGKEELIFMPYHSENPQGMGLGLAIVRHIAELHGWSVRALPSKDGFYMLVELSPRKGSI, from the coding sequence TTGAGGCTTTACCTTGCCTTTTTCCTTTTTCTCTCTGTCTTTATCCTCATAAACATAGCCTTTTTAGACAACCTCAGACAAATATGGGGTATAAGCTATCCACTTGTGCTTTTGGTTATAAACCTTGACCTTCTTATCCTCTTTGTGGTCTTTGTTATATTTTTTAGAAAGTTTATAAAAACATACCTCACTGGTAGAAAGGGTCCACTAAGGCGTAAGCTATCCACAGGCCTTTTGCTCTACATTATAACGCCTCTTATATTTCTTAACGTAGCAACCTCCATTATACTCCTGCAATCCACCAAGTCCTTTGTGAGCGGGCAGTTAAAGGAGGTGGCAAGAAGGTCAGAAAGTCTAAAACTTCTCATAGAGGAGGAGGAGAAGAAGAAAATAGAGGACTATAGGAAAATTGCAGAGCTTTTAAAGGAAAAGGGTGTGGAACCTCAGGTGCTTGAAGCCTTGGAGGGTGTTAGGGTTATCAAAAATCCAAACTGCGAGGAAAGCCTTGAGGAAGAAATGGCTGTGTTGTGTATTGATGGCTACAGTGTAAGTATAAGAAGGGATTCAGAAGTTAACTCCTTAGTCAATTACATATACCAGACCGCAGGTGAGTTAAGGAATATGGTAAAGGCAAGGGACATAATAGGTGGCATATACATATACTTTATAGTGCTTGCGGGTTTTGTTTCCTTTCTTTCTGCGGTATGGTTTGGCAATCTCGTTGCAAGATACATTAGCCTACCTCTTGAAAGGCTTTCACAAAAGGCTGGCGAGTTAGCAAAGGGGAACTTTGAAGTTCATGTAGAAGTGCCTCAAACGGGAGACGAGGTGCAAGAACTTGCAAGCAGTTTTCTAAGGATGAAAGAGGAGTTAAAGGCGTTATACCAAAGGCTAAACAAGGAAAAGGAAATTCTTTTGACCCTCTTTGATGCCCTACCTGTGGGTATAGTGTTTATATCAAAGGATGGGGAAAGGTTTCATAACAAAACCTACGAGGAGCTTGCAAAGAAAAGCAACGTAAGACAAAGCCTTATTGAGCTTGAGCTTGGAAAGGTCGTGGTTTACGAAGACCTTGAGGCGGTTATTCTTGCGGAACGCTTTAAAACTTGGCAGATGGCGGTAAAGAGAATAGCCCATGAAATAAAAAACCCTCTCACACCCATAAGTCTAAACCTTGAAAGGCTTATAAGGTCTCTGCAAAGGGGTCAGTGCGATATGGAGCGTGTGGCACAGATGGCTGAGCTTATGCTCCAAGAGATTCAAAGGGTCAAGAAGACCATTGACCAGTTTAGAAGTCTCTCCATAGATACAGAGCCTCAGTTTAAGGATGTGGACTTGGGAGAGTTGCTCAGGCAGGTCTCAAGGCTCTATGAGGGTCTTTCCATAGAGGTATATGGCTCTTTGAAGGTGGCAGGTGACGAGAGGCTATTAAGGGACATGTTCTTCAATCTTTTTAACAACAGCCTTGAGTGGGGTGCAAAGAGGGTGTGGGTTGAGTTAAAAGAGAACATGATAATCTACAAAGACGATGGGGTGGGTATAGAGGAAGGAAAAGAAGAGCTCATTTTCATGCCATACCACTCGGAAAACCCACAGGGTATGGGTCTTGGTCTTGCCATAGTAAGGCATATAGCGGAGCTACATGGTTGGAGTGTCAGGGCTCTTCCAAGCAAAGATGGCTTTTATATGCTTGTGGAACTAAGTCCGAGAAAGGGCAGTATTTGA
- the phoU gene encoding phosphate signaling complex protein PhoU, with the protein MKLFQELEETKNLVLKMAGLVKEAVDKAIESLNKQSVELAEEVIKGDDQIDQMEVEIERRCIRMIALYQPEAVDLRLIMGIYKIVSDLERIADEAENIAERSILLAQEPPLKPYVNLTLMAANVKSMIEDAVLSFFQRDISLAKKVIERDDMVDELYHQVQRELITYMLEDPRNIKRSMHLSFIARHFERMADHAENIAEMTIYWSEGEVVKHQHIKEKEMH; encoded by the coding sequence ATGAAACTTTTTCAGGAGCTTGAGGAGACAAAGAACCTTGTTTTAAAGATGGCAGGTCTTGTCAAGGAGGCTGTGGACAAGGCGATAGAGTCTCTAAACAAGCAAAGCGTGGAGCTTGCGGAGGAGGTCATAAAGGGAGATGACCAGATTGACCAGATGGAGGTGGAGATAGAGAGAAGGTGTATAAGGATGATAGCCCTATATCAGCCAGAGGCGGTAGATCTAAGGCTCATAATGGGTATATACAAGATAGTGTCTGACCTTGAAAGGATTGCGGACGAGGCGGAGAACATAGCGGAAAGGTCTATACTTTTGGCACAAGAGCCACCATTAAAACCCTATGTAAACCTAACCCTTATGGCTGCAAATGTGAAAAGCATGATAGAGGATGCGGTGCTGTCCTTTTTCCAAAGGGACATAAGCCTTGCCAAAAAGGTCATAGAAAGGGATGATATGGTAGATGAGCTATACCATCAAGTGCAAAGGGAACTTATCACCTACATGCTTGAAGACCCGAGAAACATAAAGAGGTCTATGCACCTCTCCTTTATAGCGAGGCACTTTGAAAGGATGGCGGACCATGCGGAGAACATAGCGGAGATGACCATATACTGGTCTGAGGGAGAGGTGGTAAAGCACCAGCACATTAAGGAGAAGGAAATGCATTGA
- a CDS encoding ABC transporter ATP-binding protein — MIRARVKKLLHGFDGDFWLDAELEVKGTEFLVILGQSGSGKTTLLRCIAGLETPEEGYIEVDGEVWFDSKRRINLPPQRRNVGFVFQDYALFPNMTVLENVMYGMRKKDKDGAIELLRMAGLEGLKDKKPDKLSGGQKQRVALLRALAKEPKVLLLDEPLSALDPELRLELQKELRNFQRNASIPALMVSHDKEETLRLADRVIKIHKGKIVEEGEPQRILADAQATLVSKRENHREVILTLKLEGKLVEMRVDKESL; from the coding sequence GTGATAAGAGCAAGGGTAAAAAAGCTCCTGCATGGCTTTGATGGAGATTTTTGGCTTGACGCAGAGCTTGAAGTAAAAGGCACGGAATTTCTCGTTATTCTTGGACAGTCTGGTAGTGGAAAGACAACCCTTTTGAGATGTATAGCAGGGCTTGAAACACCAGAAGAGGGTTATATAGAGGTAGATGGAGAGGTTTGGTTTGACTCAAAGAGAAGGATAAACCTGCCACCTCAAAGGAGGAACGTGGGCTTTGTCTTTCAGGACTATGCCCTTTTTCCCAACATGACGGTGCTTGAAAATGTTATGTATGGAATGAGAAAAAAGGACAAAGACGGAGCTATAGAACTTCTCAGGATGGCTGGCTTGGAGGGTCTAAAGGACAAAAAACCTGACAAGCTCTCTGGAGGTCAAAAGCAAAGGGTAGCCCTTTTGAGAGCCCTTGCAAAAGAGCCAAAGGTTTTACTGCTTGATGAACCTCTTTCTGCCCTTGACCCAGAACTAAGGCTTGAACTTCAAAAAGAGCTAAGGAACTTCCAAAGAAATGCATCAATACCCGCTTTAATGGTGAGCCATGACAAGGAAGAAACCCTAAGGCTCGCAGACAGGGTGATAAAAATACACAAAGGAAAGATAGTGGAAGAGGGTGAACCTCAAAGGATATTAGCGGACGCTCAGGCAACCCTTGTAAGCAAAAGAGAAAACCACAGAGAGGTCATACTTACCCTTAAACTTGAGGGTAAACTTGTGGAGATGAGAGTAGACAAAGAAAGCCTTTAA
- the modB gene encoding molybdate ABC transporter permease subunit, with protein sequence MAEINPVPIWLTVKLSIWTTILLLIIGVPLSYYLAYTKSKLGLVIEALATLPLVLPPTVLGFYLLLLLSKNGIIGSVWYRLFDYQLVFHFEGIVIASVIYSLPMMVHPLTSGFRSVPRNIIEASWTLGKSKVQTLFRVILPNMKASVLTGIVLSFAHTIGEFGVVLMVGGNIEGQTRVVSIAIYDAVEAIDYKTAHVYAGLLFVASFISLAMLYAINRRWSL encoded by the coding sequence ATGGCGGAGATAAACCCAGTTCCCATATGGCTTACGGTAAAACTTTCCATATGGACCACCATATTACTACTTATAATAGGCGTTCCACTCTCCTACTACCTCGCTTACACAAAAAGCAAGCTGGGGCTTGTTATAGAAGCTCTGGCTACCCTTCCTCTTGTCCTGCCACCAACAGTTTTGGGCTTTTACCTTCTACTGCTTTTGAGTAAAAACGGCATTATAGGCTCTGTATGGTATAGGCTGTTTGACTATCAGCTTGTATTCCACTTTGAGGGTATAGTTATAGCCTCTGTCATATACAGCCTGCCTATGATGGTGCATCCACTTACCTCTGGCTTTAGAAGCGTGCCGAGAAACATCATAGAAGCCAGCTGGACTCTTGGAAAGTCAAAAGTTCAGACCCTCTTTAGAGTGATACTTCCCAACATGAAGGCTTCTGTGCTTACTGGCATAGTGTTATCCTTTGCCCACACCATAGGAGAGTTTGGTGTGGTTTTGATGGTAGGTGGAAACATAGAGGGACAAACCCGTGTGGTATCCATAGCCATATACGATGCGGTGGAAGCCATAGACTACAAGACCGCACACGTTTATGCAGGTCTTCTTTTCGTAGCTTCCTTTATAAGCCTTGCCATGCTATACGCCATTAACAGGAGGTGGAGCCTGTGA
- the modA gene encoding molybdate ABC transporter substrate-binding protein: MRTLLFLLLGLFSLAHAELIRVFAAADLQYALKEVADLYMKKYPEDKVELVFGSSGKGYAQVRAGAPFHIYFSANMKYVEELYKEGHIITEPKLYAIGRIVVWTTKDSPLDPSKFPEVLLDPKVRKIAIANWEHAPYGRAAKEALEAYGVFDRVKNKFVLGENISQTASFVYSGAADIGIIALSLALAPELQARGKYWLIPEDKHERLEQGYGITKEGGKVKNARRFYDFIGSPEARRIFVKYGFVLPGEVK, translated from the coding sequence ATGAGGACACTGCTTTTCCTACTTCTTGGGCTTTTTAGCCTTGCTCATGCGGAGCTCATAAGGGTCTTTGCAGCAGCGGACCTGCAGTATGCCCTAAAAGAGGTCGCAGACCTTTATATGAAAAAGTATCCAGAGGACAAAGTGGAGCTTGTATTTGGCTCCTCTGGAAAGGGCTACGCACAGGTTAGAGCTGGTGCACCCTTTCACATCTACTTTTCTGCCAACATGAAGTATGTGGAAGAGCTCTACAAAGAAGGACATATAATAACGGAACCAAAGCTATACGCCATCGGTAGGATAGTGGTTTGGACCACAAAGGACTCTCCTCTTGACCCCTCTAAGTTTCCAGAAGTGCTACTTGACCCGAAAGTTAGGAAGATAGCCATAGCCAACTGGGAGCATGCACCCTACGGAAGGGCAGCAAAGGAAGCTCTTGAGGCTTATGGTGTGTTTGATAGGGTAAAGAACAAGTTTGTGCTTGGAGAAAACATATCTCAGACCGCCAGCTTTGTATACTCAGGTGCGGCAGACATTGGGATAATAGCACTATCATTGGCACTTGCTCCTGAACTGCAGGCAAGAGGTAAATACTGGCTAATTCCAGAGGATAAGCACGAAAGGCTTGAACAAGGCTACGGCATTACAAAGGAGGGAGGCAAGGTTAAAAACGCAAGGAGATTCTACGACTTTATAGGCTCTCCAGAGGCAAGAAGAATATTCGTCAAATACGGCTTTGTCTTGCCAGGTGAAGTAAAATGA
- a CDS encoding substrate-binding domain-containing protein encodes MHRVKELRQRLGLSQEELSKITNIPRTTISAIESGKATPSVDYALRLAKALRCTVEELFGEEEFVPFLGFKEGLFVSYQVSERRVLFPINLSEAEDCPEGYFKEGKAEWFNRQTLPTYTFAGCDPSFKLLSKALREEGIRLLVINLPSKKALELLKDGFIHMAGVHMGSFEENIRLARSFLGRGYKVVKLFSWEEGIAVREKYSLQELKSKLWLAREEGSGARKVFEELRKDMAIENFRVVSGGHEKIAFSLMEGFGDVGITTKAYALEYGLSFLGVKWEDYCLCYKADLEEDRNFLRVVDFLKGKRHTRLLSYLPGYEKKSLEEVLL; translated from the coding sequence ATGCACAGGGTCAAAGAACTGCGTCAAAGGCTTGGCTTGTCTCAGGAGGAGCTATCTAAGATAACAAACATTCCAAGGACTACCATAAGTGCCATAGAGTCTGGAAAGGCTACACCCTCTGTAGACTATGCTCTAAGGCTTGCCAAGGCTCTAAGATGCACGGTAGAGGAACTTTTTGGAGAGGAAGAGTTTGTCCCCTTTTTGGGCTTTAAGGAAGGGCTTTTTGTTAGTTATCAGGTAAGTGAGAGGAGAGTTCTCTTTCCAATAAACCTGTCAGAGGCGGAAGACTGCCCAGAGGGCTATTTCAAAGAAGGCAAAGCGGAGTGGTTCAATAGACAAACTCTACCCACATACACCTTTGCGGGTTGCGACCCTTCCTTTAAACTCCTCTCAAAAGCCCTCAGAGAAGAGGGAATAAGGCTCTTGGTTATAAACCTTCCAAGCAAGAAGGCTCTTGAGCTTCTCAAAGATGGTTTTATTCATATGGCAGGTGTCCACATGGGAAGTTTTGAAGAGAACATAAGGCTGGCAAGAAGTTTTCTTGGTAGAGGATATAAGGTTGTAAAGCTCTTCTCTTGGGAAGAAGGTATAGCGGTTAGAGAAAAGTATTCTCTTCAGGAGTTAAAGAGCAAACTTTGGCTTGCAAGAGAGGAAGGAAGCGGTGCAAGGAAGGTCTTTGAAGAGTTAAGAAAGGACATGGCAATAGAAAACTTCAGAGTTGTCTCTGGAGGTCATGAAAAGATAGCCTTTAGCCTAATGGAAGGCTTTGGTGATGTGGGGATTACCACAAAAGCCTATGCCCTTGAGTATGGACTTAGCTTCTTGGGTGTAAAGTGGGAGGATTACTGCCTCTGCTACAAAGCGGATTTAGAAGAAGACAGAAACTTTCTTAGAGTTGTTGACTTTCTCAAAGGCAAAAGACACACACGCTTACTTTCTTACCTACCGGGTTATGAAAAAAAATCCCTTGAGGAGGTTTTACTATGA
- a CDS encoding sulfite exporter TauE/SafE family protein translates to MKRNILSFLVGFFVALLGGLIGLGGAEFRLPFLLSLFHFLPLQAVIINKAISLVVVSSSFFSRLEVIPLQTLLGYWSAVLNLLAGSIIGAWVAADWATKVHSKTLQKTIALLLLFIALVLFVEGYILNNALPKPHGYLLIFLALFAGFFIGVVAALMGVAGGELLIPTFVLLYGFDLKLAGSLSLMVSMPTMISAFARYSRDKSFLVLKENHSFVLFMVLGSMAGSYVGGSLLLGIAPESLLRILLVLILLISAYKVWRH, encoded by the coding sequence ATGAAGAGGAACATCCTTTCCTTTCTTGTGGGTTTTTTCGTGGCTCTGCTTGGTGGTCTAATTGGGCTCGGTGGTGCGGAGTTCAGACTTCCCTTCCTTCTTAGCCTCTTTCATTTTTTGCCCCTTCAGGCGGTGATAATAAACAAAGCCATAAGTCTTGTGGTGGTGTCCTCAAGTTTCTTCTCAAGGCTTGAAGTTATCCCCCTTCAGACTCTCTTAGGGTATTGGTCTGCTGTGCTTAATCTTTTGGCAGGAAGTATTATTGGTGCATGGGTTGCTGCGGACTGGGCAACAAAGGTGCACTCAAAGACCCTCCAAAAAACCATCGCACTCCTTCTCCTTTTTATTGCCCTCGTCCTCTTTGTGGAAGGCTATATTTTAAACAACGCTTTGCCAAAACCCCATGGCTATCTCCTTATCTTCTTGGCATTGTTTGCAGGCTTTTTCATAGGTGTTGTAGCAGCACTTATGGGGGTGGCAGGTGGTGAGCTTCTCATACCCACCTTTGTTCTCCTCTATGGCTTTGACCTAAAACTGGCAGGAAGCCTATCCCTTATGGTTAGCATGCCCACTATGATATCCGCCTTTGCCAGATACAGCAGAGATAAGAGCTTCCTTGTCCTTAAGGAAAACCATAGCTTTGTGCTTTTTATGGTTCTTGGCTCAATGGCAGGCAGTTATGTGGGTGGAAGCCTTCTATTGGGTATAGCCCCTGAAAGCCTGCTAAGAATTTTGCTCGTGCTAATCCTACTCATATCCGCCTACAAGGTCTGGAGGCACTAA
- a CDS encoding septal ring lytic transglycosylase RlpA family protein: MKILLLVLLLLISSCSVVVQDRSTGMSGELRVNCPEVLWTEGFYCTGDRAYSNLVQSGSRVRVVNTATGKSITIAVFRREDIKGICVPERFKNILGDAPFPARLEIQRCGVDDRRTCPARIKGLASYYAEAYHGRETTYGIRYDMHGYYVASPDLPLGSLLRVKNLKNGREVVVKVIDRGPLKPGRVLDLSYSAARDLDMLKDGVVEVQALVLRCGE; encoded by the coding sequence ATGAAAATACTCTTACTCGTTCTTTTACTTCTTATCTCTTCCTGTTCTGTGGTGGTGCAGGATAGGTCTACAGGAATGAGTGGTGAGCTAAGGGTTAACTGCCCTGAGGTATTGTGGACTGAAGGCTTTTACTGCACAGGAGATAGAGCATACAGCAATTTGGTTCAAAGCGGAAGCAGAGTAAGGGTAGTTAACACAGCCACTGGCAAAAGCATAACTATAGCGGTTTTCAGAAGAGAAGACATAAAAGGCATATGTGTTCCTGAGAGATTTAAAAATATTCTCGGAGATGCACCCTTCCCAGCAAGGCTTGAAATTCAAAGATGCGGAGTAGATGACAGAAGAACATGCCCTGCAAGGATAAAAGGTCTTGCCAGTTATTACGCAGAAGCCTACCATGGTAGAGAAACCACCTATGGAATTAGGTATGACATGCATGGCTACTATGTCGCAAGCCCAGACTTGCCACTGGGAAGCCTCCTTAGGGTAAAAAACCTCAAGAACGGTAGAGAAGTGGTCGTAAAGGTCATAGACAGAGGTCCACTAAAGCCTGGAAGAGTCCTTGACCTTTCCTATTCCGCTGCAAGGGATTTAGATATGCTCAAAGATGGAGTTGTAGAAGTTCAAGCCCTTGTGCTAAGATGTGGAGAATGA
- a CDS encoding bile acid:sodium symporter family protein has protein sequence MQAVITLGVLITFSLLGFYVKELFSQLKPAIPYLLALIMLSMGLTLRGEEFYEVFRKPLRIIYAGLLQFTIMPLLGYILAILIRVDEKIMYGSVLVGSAPGGTASNVITYLSGGNLAYSVSMTTFSTLLSPLMTPLLTYTLIGKRVDLPLASMVLDLLLIVLLPVVAGILIRRVFPRIRHLETLLPYLAVFFIGVIIATVFAVNSERLKELSMQVFILVLLHNLLGFLLGYIFAKVVGFDRTYAKTLSIEVGMQNSGLATVLALRYFPPESALPGAFFSLMQNLNGLILSIIFRRL, from the coding sequence ATGCAGGCGGTTATAACTTTGGGTGTGCTAATTACCTTTAGCCTATTAGGGTTTTATGTAAAGGAGCTCTTCTCACAGCTAAAGCCAGCTATTCCATATCTTCTCGCCCTTATTATGCTAAGCATGGGTTTAACACTAAGAGGTGAGGAGTTCTACGAGGTGTTTAGAAAGCCCTTGAGAATAATATACGCTGGGCTTTTGCAGTTTACCATAATGCCCTTGTTAGGATACATCCTTGCTATTTTAATCAGAGTTGATGAGAAGATTATGTATGGCTCTGTTTTGGTTGGTTCTGCTCCCGGCGGCACCGCTTCTAATGTAATAACCTACCTCTCGGGTGGAAACCTTGCCTATTCTGTGAGCATGACAACCTTTTCTACTCTCCTTTCTCCCCTAATGACACCCCTTCTTACCTATACGCTTATAGGCAAGAGGGTTGACCTGCCGTTAGCTTCCATGGTCTTAGACCTTCTCTTAATAGTCCTCTTACCAGTTGTGGCAGGTATCCTTATAAGAAGGGTTTTCCCAAGGATTAGGCATCTTGAGACCCTACTACCATACCTTGCGGTGTTCTTTATAGGAGTTATAATCGCCACCGTCTTTGCTGTCAATTCAGAGAGGCTCAAGGAGCTTTCTATGCAAGTTTTTATACTCGTCCTGCTTCACAATCTTTTGGGTTTTCTTCTTGGATACATCTTTGCAAAAGTGGTAGGTTTTGACAGAACTTATGCCAAAACCCTTTCCATAGAGGTGGGGATGCAAAACTCTGGCTTGGCTACAGTCCTCGCCCTCAGATACTTCCCTCCAGAGTCCGCCCTTCCCGGTGCCTTTTTTAGCCTTATGCAAAACCTCAACGGACTAATTTTGTCTATCATATTCAGAAGGCTATGA
- a CDS encoding peptidylprolyl isomerase produces MKLLILVIFILNIAFTKVVARIDKEQITSTEVQQAFNAYWREILHLPIARATRRDLQEFLVEYVRSKIIQMEAKRMGISVSPQEFEEYVERHVGSKRLSDVAKELITTEILSQKIISRMAKDLDVKEGQITAYYYLNLRDFKLPAQVLLERYTTSSLDTANEVYYSLSRGQVVRDVEARVGQPMWYSIQTLPEIVRRQLYPYEVGKTTRPIEVGESYVVFRVADKRGSGIMPLEEAKPIVREKLLREKRQEVFRRWFQEVSKRYSVEFYFGQL; encoded by the coding sequence ATGAAGCTGTTGATTCTGGTTATCTTCATACTTAACATTGCCTTCACCAAAGTGGTAGCGCGCATAGATAAGGAGCAAATAACCTCCACCGAGGTCCAACAAGCCTTTAATGCATACTGGAGGGAAATACTACATTTACCCATAGCAAGAGCTACACGCAGAGACCTTCAAGAGTTTCTTGTAGAGTATGTAAGAAGCAAGATAATACAGATGGAAGCCAAGAGGATGGGGATATCCGTTAGCCCGCAGGAATTTGAGGAGTATGTGGAAAGGCATGTAGGTAGTAAGCGTCTAAGTGATGTAGCGAAAGAGCTTATAACTACAGAGATACTAAGCCAAAAAATAATAAGCAGGATGGCAAAAGACCTTGACGTTAAGGAGGGACAGATAACCGCATACTATTACCTTAACCTAAGGGATTTTAAACTTCCCGCTCAAGTTCTCTTGGAAAGATACACAACAAGTAGCCTTGATACCGCTAACGAGGTATATTACAGCCTTTCAAGAGGACAGGTTGTTAGAGATGTGGAAGCAAGGGTAGGTCAGCCCATGTGGTATTCTATCCAGACATTACCAGAGATAGTAAGACGCCAGCTGTATCCCTACGAAGTAGGCAAGACCACAAGACCTATAGAGGTGGGTGAAAGCTACGTTGTCTTTAGGGTGGCGGACAAGAGGGGAAGTGGTATAATGCCCCTTGAGGAGGCAAAACCCATAGTAAGAGAAAAGCTCCTTAGAGAAAAAAGGCAGGAGGTGTTCCGGAGATGGTTTCAGGAGGTCTCAAAAAGATACTCGGTGGAGTTTTACTTTGGACAACTTTGA
- a CDS encoding peptidylprolyl isomerase → MVSGGLKKILGGVLLWTTLSFSAVLVDKVVASVNSEPILESDIKMGMLYYATADRKQVLDKLVNDMLFYQFLVGRGLQVPPELIEEAIQNIARANRTSLEGIAQELTKEGLTLQDLRRFLERELLATQGLSAFLEREVKVSDVELELEKLKSGNVKVVRDIELLVIDRKDEGKLKATFNPEKPLEILANEMGLNLERLRVGKGELVDDLDKEVWKASPGQLVFAEDKDHIYIAKVIAQGELTEGKSPEELRQEILLRKIEARRQELLERLRRNSFIKIIQ, encoded by the coding sequence ATGGTTTCAGGAGGTCTCAAAAAGATACTCGGTGGAGTTTTACTTTGGACAACTTTGAGCTTTTCTGCGGTTCTTGTGGACAAGGTGGTAGCTTCTGTAAACTCAGAACCAATACTTGAGAGCGACATTAAGATGGGTATGCTTTATTATGCGACCGCAGATAGAAAGCAGGTTCTGGATAAACTCGTAAATGATATGCTTTTCTATCAGTTCCTCGTGGGAAGAGGACTGCAGGTTCCTCCTGAACTTATAGAGGAGGCTATCCAGAATATTGCAAGAGCAAACAGAACGTCCCTCGAGGGTATAGCCCAAGAGCTGACAAAGGAGGGTCTAACCCTTCAGGACCTAAGAAGGTTCTTAGAGAGAGAGCTTTTAGCTACACAGGGGCTTAGTGCCTTCCTTGAGAGGGAGGTTAAGGTTTCCGATGTGGAGCTTGAGTTGGAAAAGCTAAAAAGTGGTAATGTAAAGGTGGTCAGAGACATAGAACTCCTTGTAATAGACAGAAAGGATGAGGGAAAGTTAAAGGCTACCTTTAACCCTGAAAAGCCACTTGAAATATTAGCTAATGAAATGGGCTTAAACCTGGAAAGGTTAAGGGTTGGAAAGGGTGAATTGGTTGATGATCTGGACAAAGAAGTCTGGAAGGCAAGCCCAGGACAACTTGTGTTCGCAGAAGACAAAGACCATATATACATAGCAAAGGTTATAGCTCAGGGGGAGCTAACTGAAGGTAAAAGCCCAGAGGAGCTGAGGCAGGAGATACTTCTTAGGAAGATAGAAGCCAGAAGACAGGAACTTCTTGAGAGGCTAAGAAGAAACAGCTTTATAAAGATAATCCAGTAG
- a CDS encoding HAD-IIA family hydrolase, whose product MKLPVLLLDLDGVLVKDKALNPFEDTVEFLQNIRKLNIPFRVVSNNSTRPPDKLIEELKRKGVELQKEEFISPLSILGDYLKAQGVKRLFFIGMPVVEEYIRTLGFEVAQDYMVDAVVIGQDRNLDFNKLKIATSAVFLKGAKLIPINLSRIVKDDDGLYFPGAGSIATAIAHASKYDEALPNLGKPSEEFIRYALEGLRGSEVYLVSDDIYTDLVGAKELGIKTVFMTTGKYKKEELSKVSFTPDLVFDSLSELLDYLYKAVSS is encoded by the coding sequence ATGAAGTTGCCAGTTTTACTCCTTGACCTTGACGGAGTTTTAGTAAAGGATAAGGCTTTGAACCCCTTTGAGGACACCGTTGAATTCCTACAAAACATAAGAAAGCTGAACATTCCCTTTAGAGTGGTTTCTAACAATTCCACAAGACCGCCAGATAAACTAATAGAAGAACTAAAAAGGAAAGGTGTGGAACTTCAAAAGGAGGAATTTATTTCACCCCTGTCCATCCTTGGAGACTACCTTAAAGCTCAAGGTGTAAAGAGGCTCTTCTTTATAGGCATGCCTGTGGTAGAAGAATACATAAGAACTCTTGGCTTTGAGGTAGCTCAGGACTATATGGTGGATGCGGTAGTGATAGGACAAGATAGAAACCTTGACTTTAACAAGCTAAAAATTGCCACCTCTGCGGTTTTTCTAAAAGGTGCTAAGCTAATTCCCATAAATTTAAGTAGAATTGTAAAGGACGATGATGGGCTTTACTTTCCGGGAGCAGGGTCAATTGCTACAGCTATAGCTCATGCTTCTAAATATGACGAGGCTCTACCTAATCTTGGCAAACCTTCTGAGGAGTTTATAAGATACGCCCTTGAGGGGTTAAGGGGTAGTGAAGTATATTTGGTAAGCGACGATATATACACAGACCTTGTGGGTGCAAAGGAGCTCGGTATAAAAACGGTTTTTATGACTACGGGTAAATACAAAAAGGAAGAGCTATCAAAGGTGAGCTTTACCCCAGACTTGGTTTTTGATAGCCTCTCAGAACTACTGGATTATCTTTATAAAGCTGTTTCTTCTTAG